One Synechococcus sp. PROS-9-1 DNA window includes the following coding sequences:
- a CDS encoding DUF502 domain-containing protein, whose product MVQSNPRPDLPLSARLQQDLKNDLIAGLLVVIPLATTIWLATTVSRFVLAFLTSIPKQFNPFITLNPLLQDLINLALGLTVPLFAILLIGLMARNIVGRWLLEFGEETLQRIPLAGSVYKTLKQLLATFLRDNSQRFRRVVLVEYPREGLYSVGFVTGVVGPSLQAELTEPLLSVFIPTAPNPTTGWYTLVPETSVKDLDISVEDAFRTIISAGIVNPDEREAPVNRSFSSLISQLRGSGSPSSSTTGA is encoded by the coding sequence TTGGTGCAGTCCAATCCAAGACCTGACCTGCCGCTTAGCGCCAGGCTTCAGCAAGATCTGAAAAACGATTTAATCGCTGGTTTGTTGGTGGTCATTCCACTCGCAACCACGATTTGGTTAGCCACAACGGTCAGTCGGTTCGTGCTGGCTTTTCTCACGTCGATTCCCAAGCAATTCAACCCGTTTATCACCCTCAATCCTCTTCTCCAGGATTTGATCAACCTGGCGCTTGGGTTAACGGTGCCGCTCTTCGCAATTTTGCTCATCGGCCTGATGGCGAGGAACATCGTCGGTCGCTGGTTGCTTGAGTTTGGCGAAGAAACCCTGCAACGCATTCCTCTTGCTGGCTCGGTTTATAAAACCTTGAAACAGCTGCTCGCCACATTTTTGAGAGACAACTCTCAGCGGTTTCGGCGTGTGGTGTTAGTGGAATACCCCCGTGAGGGTCTCTACAGCGTGGGTTTTGTGACCGGTGTGGTGGGTCCTTCCCTCCAAGCTGAGCTCACTGAGCCTCTCCTCAGTGTGTTTATCCCCACAGCACCAAACCCCACAACAGGCTGGTACACCCTGGTTCCCGAAACATCTGTCAAAGATCTGGACATTTCAGTTGAAGATGCGTTCCGAACGATCATTTCCGCTGGCATTGTGAATCCTGATGAGCGTGAAGCCCCTGTGAATCGAAGTTTTTCCAGCCTGATCTCTCAGCTGAGAGGTTCTGGTTCACCGTCGTCGTCCACCACTGGAGCCTGA
- the nusB gene encoding transcription antitermination factor NusB has product MQSRSLSRELALLVLGQCPERVDDPPDLSLDSLLQKALDSLMQHWTEVLDCCAGDLEKAQQHLLDSELKDGSSSDQASVRESLQSSLTGAEQVLNGLSASLELPRLLALSNQDQVRREAMQRVTFVLKKRKAIDQLLDGVMEGWRLTRLPRIDRDILRLAVIDLSELNTPAAVACNEAVELAHRFSDEQGRKMINGVLRRLQNAPSLVLS; this is encoded by the coding sequence ATGCAGTCCCGATCTCTGTCCCGTGAACTAGCGCTACTGGTGCTCGGTCAATGCCCTGAGCGGGTGGATGATCCCCCCGATCTCTCCCTGGACAGCTTGCTCCAAAAAGCCCTTGATAGCTTGATGCAGCACTGGACAGAAGTCCTGGACTGTTGTGCTGGAGATCTGGAAAAAGCTCAGCAACACTTGCTTGACAGTGAATTGAAGGATGGTTCTTCCTCCGATCAAGCTTCGGTTCGTGAGTCGTTGCAGTCGTCTCTCACTGGGGCCGAACAGGTTCTAAATGGTCTTTCAGCCAGTCTTGAGTTGCCCCGCTTACTGGCCTTATCCAATCAAGATCAGGTGCGTCGCGAGGCCATGCAGCGCGTGACGTTCGTTCTAAAGAAGCGCAAAGCGATTGATCAGTTGCTCGATGGTGTGATGGAGGGCTGGCGCCTCACCCGATTACCACGCATTGATCGCGATATTTTGCGCCTGGCCGTGATTGATCTTTCCGAACTCAATACCCCTGCGGCGGTGGCTTGCAACGAAGCTGTTGAATTAGCCCATCGCTTCAGTGACGAGCAGGGACGAAAGATGATTAATGGTGTGCTGCGTCGTCTGCAGAACGCCCCTTCACTGGTGTTGTCCTGA
- the ftsY gene encoding signal recognition particle-docking protein FtsY has protein sequence MVYDWFNRGSVPPETPANPPVDQEGQPDQSSAPRSSAPQPSATQPADAQASEPEDDSLEWARQAYARLKAQKAEAAEASKTVQADSTPAQNVVVAPVMESPAATVPQVVIPSVVAPPDAAPALKAPSVEPAVVPAPAPPAPPSAPTPPAPALSFLEQAAAQRDQRQQELVQPAEPELVPVVPAAAQAAPKIDQDEPRLGDFDDAFTWSAEVLAAQGRSAEQVTLEEIDWLGRLRQGMEKTRQGFVTGLLENLGDDPLTPEVLDDLESLLLRADAGVQATDQVLDALRQRMNEQVVDPSEGIRFLKEQLRDLLDEPIKASAVHVLAPQRDRLNVWLLVGVNGVGKTTTLGKLANLAVRSGYSALIAAADTFRAAAVQQVQVWGDRSDVPVVANPSANADPAAVVFDAIGAARSKGTDLVLVDTAGRLQTKHNLMEELEKIRRVVDRLAPEAHVESLLVLDASQGQNGLKQAMAFARAAGLTGVVITKLDGTARGGVALAVASEAKLPIRFIGAGEGIRDLRPFNSFEFVEALLASR, from the coding sequence ATGGTCTACGACTGGTTTAATCGCGGATCCGTTCCTCCTGAAACCCCAGCTAACCCCCCAGTGGATCAAGAGGGTCAACCCGATCAGTCTTCCGCACCTCGATCTTCTGCACCTCAACCTTCTGCAACGCAACCAGCAGATGCGCAAGCGTCAGAACCGGAAGACGATTCTCTTGAGTGGGCACGTCAGGCCTATGCACGTTTAAAAGCCCAGAAAGCTGAGGCCGCTGAGGCCTCTAAGACAGTTCAGGCTGATTCGACGCCCGCACAAAACGTGGTTGTGGCTCCAGTCATGGAGTCGCCAGCAGCGACTGTTCCCCAAGTTGTTATCCCTTCTGTTGTTGCTCCACCAGACGCAGCTCCTGCACTGAAAGCTCCCTCGGTTGAGCCAGCTGTTGTTCCCGCTCCTGCGCCTCCAGCACCTCCATCTGCTCCTACGCCTCCTGCCCCGGCCCTGTCTTTTCTTGAACAGGCAGCTGCCCAGCGGGATCAGCGTCAGCAGGAGCTAGTGCAACCTGCTGAGCCTGAACTGGTTCCCGTTGTTCCAGCCGCAGCCCAAGCGGCTCCCAAGATTGATCAGGATGAACCCAGGCTCGGAGACTTTGACGATGCATTCACTTGGTCGGCTGAAGTCTTAGCGGCCCAAGGGCGTAGCGCCGAGCAGGTCACCCTCGAGGAGATCGATTGGTTAGGGCGACTTCGCCAGGGCATGGAGAAAACCCGCCAAGGCTTTGTTACCGGTCTGCTGGAGAACCTGGGCGACGATCCATTGACCCCAGAGGTGCTTGACGACCTCGAATCGCTTTTATTGAGGGCGGATGCGGGCGTTCAGGCCACGGATCAGGTGCTGGATGCCTTGCGGCAGCGGATGAACGAACAGGTCGTCGATCCCAGTGAAGGCATTCGCTTTCTGAAGGAACAACTTCGCGATCTTCTCGATGAGCCAATCAAGGCAAGTGCCGTTCACGTCCTTGCTCCTCAAAGGGATCGCCTGAATGTTTGGCTTTTAGTTGGTGTAAACGGCGTCGGTAAAACCACCACCCTTGGCAAGCTCGCCAATCTTGCCGTTCGCAGTGGTTATTCCGCCTTAATCGCAGCGGCAGATACCTTCCGTGCCGCAGCTGTTCAGCAAGTTCAAGTGTGGGGGGATCGCAGTGATGTGCCAGTTGTGGCCAATCCCTCAGCGAATGCGGATCCTGCAGCAGTGGTGTTTGATGCGATCGGCGCTGCCCGTTCAAAGGGCACCGATTTGGTTCTGGTGGACACGGCCGGTCGCCTGCAGACCAAGCACAACTTGATGGAGGAGCTTGAAAAGATCCGCCGTGTGGTGGATCGTCTTGCTCCCGAAGCGCATGTGGAATCGTTGTTGGTGCTGGATGCCAGTCAGGGCCAGAACGGTTTGAAGCAGGCGATGGCGTTTGCCCGTGCTGCTGGGCTCACAGGTGTGGTGATCACCAAGCTCGATGGCACAGCGAGAGGAGGTGTGGCTCTGGCTGTTGCCTCCGAAGCAAAGTTGCCGATTCGTTTTATTGGAGCTGGTGAGGGAATTCGCGATCTTCGTCCTTTCAATAGTTTTGAGTTTGTCGAGGCCCTATTGGCATCGCGTTAA
- a CDS encoding PP2C family protein-serine/threonine phosphatase, with protein MSSTPSWRHPATPQRGINQSLTATASLRQLLESMSREQRSNQELLVSLGFALRSFSNLNRFLELVPVVAARLVGVQGSLLVPFQADGRLWRDQLQMLPGPRTEGLLRALAAHEPGNMIGFGSDESLVLAMDRLVQRQLGSAGLFATSLIARGRPRGRLYVFNPSSPLAWSDVYRRHVQLVADLTGVAIENDLMLQEARRHERVDRQLSIGADIQAQLLPDHCPVIEGVDLAARCRPAFQVGGDYYDFIPTRPELIGRRRERGRWAFVMGDVMGKGVPAGLLMTMLRGMLRAEVLSGLPPDRILYDLNQLALEDLSQSHRFVTLFYSDFDPRTRRLRYANAAHNPPLIWRAQSRKLMRLDAPGLLIGLQPEAEYGCESLVLEPGDVLLYYTDGVTEAPGITGDRFDEARLMRSLEQACRSGTGSQGILDQLFSRLDRFVGPTRQLDDDASMVVLKVKEEIMLPSVPRSLA; from the coding sequence ATGAGCAGCACACCTTCATGGCGACATCCGGCAACTCCTCAACGTGGAATTAACCAGTCGTTGACGGCTACAGCCTCGCTAAGGCAGCTGTTGGAGAGCATGTCGCGGGAGCAGCGTTCCAATCAGGAGCTGCTTGTGTCGCTTGGGTTTGCGTTGCGCAGCTTCAGCAATCTCAACCGCTTTTTGGAGTTGGTCCCGGTGGTGGCTGCCCGGCTTGTGGGGGTGCAAGGCTCACTGCTTGTTCCGTTTCAGGCCGACGGACGCCTTTGGCGTGACCAGCTGCAGATGCTTCCTGGTCCACGCACGGAGGGCTTGTTGCGGGCGCTTGCCGCTCATGAGCCTGGGAACATGATCGGGTTTGGATCCGACGAAAGCCTTGTGCTCGCCATGGATCGCTTGGTCCAGCGGCAGCTGGGGAGTGCTGGTCTTTTTGCAACGTCGTTGATCGCTCGTGGTCGGCCGAGGGGACGCCTTTACGTGTTTAATCCGTCGAGCCCTCTCGCTTGGAGTGATGTCTATCGTCGACATGTGCAGTTGGTGGCTGACCTCACTGGGGTCGCGATCGAAAATGATTTGATGCTTCAGGAGGCCCGTCGTCACGAACGGGTTGATCGTCAGCTCAGCATCGGAGCGGACATTCAGGCTCAGCTGTTGCCCGATCACTGCCCTGTCATCGAAGGCGTGGATCTTGCGGCGCGTTGCCGGCCCGCCTTTCAAGTTGGCGGTGATTACTACGACTTCATTCCTACCCGTCCAGAACTGATCGGGCGCCGTAGGGAGCGGGGCCGTTGGGCCTTCGTGATGGGGGATGTGATGGGTAAGGGGGTGCCAGCAGGATTATTGATGACCATGCTCCGCGGCATGCTGCGAGCAGAGGTTTTGAGTGGCCTGCCGCCCGATCGCATCCTTTATGACCTCAACCAATTAGCGCTGGAGGACCTGTCTCAGTCCCATCGGTTCGTCACGCTGTTTTATTCGGATTTCGACCCACGTACCAGGCGCCTGCGTTATGCCAACGCCGCCCATAACCCACCGTTGATTTGGCGTGCCCAATCGCGGAAATTGATGCGATTAGACGCCCCTGGGCTCCTAATTGGCCTCCAGCCTGAGGCGGAATATGGCTGTGAATCGCTTGTGCTTGAGCCTGGTGACGTTCTTCTGTATTACACGGATGGAGTGACTGAAGCCCCTGGTATCACAGGTGATCGTTTTGATGAGGCGCGATTGATGCGCTCGCTCGAACAAGCTTGTCGATCAGGAACGGGTTCCCAAGGGATTCTTGATCAGTTGTTCAGTCGACTCGATCGTTTTGTGGGACCCACCCGTCAGTTGGATGACGATGCCTCGATGGTGGTGCTCAAGGTCAAAGAGGAGATCATGCTGCCGTCTGTCCCCCGGTCTTTGGCCTGA
- the argH gene encoding argininosuccinate lyase, translating into MAGGVTGGGSATWSDRFEQGLHPAIERFNASIGFDITLLQEDLDGSIAHARMLADCGVIKVEEADQLVSGLEQVRQEAASGQFLPGLDDEDVHFAVERRLIALLGPVGKKLHTGRSRNDQVGTDLRLWLRRRLDDLEQSLLGFQRALLDQANLHSNTLIPGYTHLQRAQPLCLAHHLLAYVEMVERDRQRMADLRKRLNLSPLGAAALAGTPVPIDRRSTASALGFDGIYANSLDAVSDRDFTVEFSAAASLVMVHLSRLAEEVIFWASEECGFVRLTDRCATGSSLMPQKKNPDVPELVRGKCGRVFGHLQGLLTMIKGLPLAYNKDFQEDKEALFDVVATTSQCLEAMTILLQEGLSFRVERLEAAVASDYSNATDVADYLVAKQVPFREAYQLVGAVVKHCLQEGVLLRELTLERWQQFHPAIEADLFEALIPRNVVAARTSEGGTGFDRVNEQLAIWNKRLGLADQVV; encoded by the coding sequence ATGGCAGGCGGGGTGACAGGAGGAGGCTCCGCAACCTGGAGTGACCGGTTTGAGCAGGGATTGCATCCGGCGATTGAGCGATTTAATGCTTCGATTGGCTTTGATATCACTCTTCTTCAAGAGGATCTGGATGGGTCGATCGCCCATGCCCGCATGCTTGCTGACTGCGGTGTGATCAAGGTGGAGGAGGCAGATCAACTTGTGAGTGGTCTTGAACAAGTCCGCCAGGAAGCGGCATCAGGACAATTTCTGCCAGGGCTAGACGATGAAGATGTGCACTTCGCTGTTGAGCGACGTCTGATTGCCTTGCTTGGTCCGGTTGGCAAGAAATTGCACACCGGCCGGAGTCGTAACGACCAGGTGGGGACTGATTTGCGGCTTTGGCTTAGGCGGCGTTTGGACGATCTTGAACAGTCTTTGCTCGGCTTTCAGCGCGCCTTGCTTGACCAAGCCAACCTTCACAGCAACACCTTGATTCCCGGTTACACGCATCTCCAGCGTGCCCAGCCTCTTTGCCTCGCTCACCATCTTCTTGCCTATGTCGAGATGGTGGAGAGGGATCGGCAGCGGATGGCGGACTTGCGTAAACGCCTGAATCTCTCTCCTCTGGGTGCTGCTGCTTTGGCAGGCACCCCGGTACCGATTGATCGCCGGAGCACCGCTTCGGCCCTTGGTTTCGACGGCATCTATGCCAACAGCTTGGACGCGGTCAGTGATCGTGATTTCACAGTGGAATTTTCGGCCGCGGCCTCACTGGTGATGGTTCATCTCAGTCGTCTTGCTGAGGAGGTAATTTTTTGGGCATCAGAGGAATGTGGCTTTGTACGGCTCACTGATCGCTGTGCAACGGGCAGCAGCCTGATGCCGCAGAAAAAGAATCCCGATGTTCCAGAATTGGTGCGTGGCAAATGCGGGCGGGTGTTCGGCCATTTGCAAGGCCTGCTGACGATGATTAAGGGCTTACCACTGGCCTACAACAAAGATTTTCAGGAGGACAAGGAGGCGTTGTTCGATGTGGTGGCCACCACATCGCAATGCCTTGAGGCGATGACGATTTTGCTGCAGGAAGGCTTGAGTTTCAGGGTCGAACGCCTCGAGGCGGCTGTTGCCTCGGACTATTCCAATGCCACTGATGTGGCCGACTATCTCGTGGCTAAGCAGGTTCCTTTTCGGGAGGCGTATCAGTTGGTTGGTGCCGTGGTGAAACATTGCCTCCAGGAAGGCGTTCTTCTGCGCGAACTCACTCTGGAGCGTTGGCAGCAGTTCCATCCTGCGATCGAGGCTGATTTGTTTGAGGCGTTAATACCCCGCAATGTGGTGGCAGCTCGAACCAGCGAAGGGGGAACAGGTTTCGATCGCGTCAATGAACAGCTGGCAATTTGGAACAAACGATTGGGGCTTGCGGATCAGGTTGTTTGA
- a CDS encoding RNA-binding protein, translating into MSIFVGNLPFRAEQEDIIELFSTYGEVTNCALPLERDTGRKRGFAFVEMSDEAAEASAIEALQGAELMGRPLRINKAEPRGSAPRRDFGGGGGGGNYGGGGNYGGGGNYGGGGNYGGGGGGNYGGGGGGERPSGASGWEDRSYGSGAPPAGGSAYDDGRTRRRRGGADDNSGYGGAEG; encoded by the coding sequence GTGAGCATTTTTGTCGGCAATCTTCCTTTCCGTGCTGAGCAGGAAGACATCATTGAATTGTTCTCCACCTATGGAGAGGTCACGAATTGTGCCCTCCCTCTAGAGCGAGACACCGGTCGTAAACGCGGCTTTGCATTTGTCGAAATGAGCGACGAAGCGGCTGAAGCATCTGCCATTGAGGCGCTTCAAGGTGCTGAGCTCATGGGTCGTCCCCTGCGCATCAACAAAGCTGAACCCCGTGGCAGTGCCCCTCGTCGAGATTTCGGCGGTGGCGGCGGTGGCGGCAACTACGGCGGCGGCGGCAACTACGGCGGCGGCGGCAACTACGGCGGCGGCGGCAACTACGGCGGCGGCGGTGGCGGCAACTACGGCGGTGGCGGTGGCGGTGAGCGCCCCTCTGGTGCGAGTGGTTGGGAAGATCGCAGCTATGGAAGTGGGGCTCCTCCAGCTGGTGGCAGTGCCTACGACGATGGCCGTACCCGTCGCCGCCGTGGTGGAGCCGACGACAACAGTGGATATGGCGGAGCAGAGGGCTGA
- the dusA gene encoding tRNA dihydrouridine(20/20a) synthase DusA → MDSPLNPDREPAWRFSVAPMLDCTDRHFRMLMRQISKQSLLYSEMVVAQALHHSKRRERLLDFDAEEHPLALQVGGDDPALLADATRMAADWGYDEINLNVGCPSPRVQAGNFGACLMAEPQTVARCVEAMVAASSLPVTVKHRVGIDDLDSDDLLRQFVDQVAEAGALRFSVHARKAWLEGLDPKQNRTIPALQHDRVIALKASRPDLTIELNGGLDTPEDCLNALKHLDGAMVGRAAYAHPLRWRNIDSLIFGAAPRQVLASDVVLGLIPHADRHLQRGGRLWDLCRHLVHIVEAVPGARHWRNNLSTKAQKAGAGIEIIEEAAQQLLDAGL, encoded by the coding sequence ATGGATTCCCCACTCAACCCCGATCGGGAACCCGCCTGGCGCTTCAGTGTGGCGCCCATGCTGGATTGCACGGATCGGCATTTCCGCATGCTGATGCGCCAGATCAGCAAACAAAGTCTGCTTTACAGCGAAATGGTGGTGGCGCAAGCTCTCCACCACAGCAAGCGCCGAGAACGGCTGCTGGACTTCGACGCCGAGGAGCATCCTCTAGCCCTACAGGTGGGGGGCGACGATCCCGCGTTACTGGCCGATGCCACGCGGATGGCAGCCGATTGGGGGTATGACGAGATCAACCTCAATGTGGGCTGCCCAAGTCCAAGGGTTCAAGCCGGGAATTTTGGGGCTTGCTTGATGGCAGAACCGCAAACCGTGGCGCGTTGTGTGGAGGCCATGGTGGCGGCATCATCCCTTCCCGTCACGGTGAAACATCGCGTAGGGATTGATGATCTCGACAGTGATGACCTGCTCAGACAGTTTGTTGATCAAGTTGCTGAAGCCGGAGCGTTGCGTTTTTCCGTGCATGCCCGTAAGGCATGGCTTGAAGGATTAGATCCCAAACAAAACCGCACGATTCCTGCTCTTCAGCACGATCGAGTGATTGCCTTAAAAGCATCCAGGCCCGATCTCACCATTGAATTGAATGGTGGCCTTGATACTCCTGAGGACTGCCTCAACGCCCTGAAACACCTCGATGGGGCCATGGTCGGACGGGCCGCCTATGCCCACCCACTGCGCTGGCGCAACATCGACAGCCTGATCTTCGGCGCAGCGCCACGCCAAGTGCTGGCTTCTGATGTCGTGCTTGGGCTAATCCCCCATGCCGATCGTCATCTCCAGCGAGGAGGACGACTTTGGGATCTATGCCGGCATCTGGTCCACATTGTGGAAGCAGTGCCAGGAGCACGGCATTGGCGCAACAACCTCAGCACTAAAGCTCAAAAAGCTGGTGCTGGGATTGAGATCATTGAGGAAGCAGCCCAGCAACTGCTTGATGCAGGGCTCTAA
- the msrB gene encoding peptide-methionine (R)-S-oxide reductase MsrB has translation MTTSIQPWLLSRRSMLLASIAGMVGVLSAPDQVLAASKAGEATWDLSDGEWKKRLSPEAYQVLRQEGTERPFTSPFNDEKREGTYHCAGCDLPLFASTAKFDSGTGWPSFWEPLPGGVDTKVDFKLILPRTEYHCSRCGGHQGHVFNDGPRPTGKRYCNNGVALRFQPTA, from the coding sequence ATGACGACTTCGATTCAGCCTTGGTTGTTGAGCCGGCGTTCGATGCTTTTGGCCTCGATCGCCGGGATGGTGGGAGTCTTGAGCGCTCCAGATCAAGTGTTGGCTGCCTCTAAGGCCGGTGAGGCGACTTGGGATCTCAGCGATGGGGAATGGAAAAAACGTCTGTCGCCTGAGGCGTATCAGGTGTTGCGTCAGGAAGGCACAGAACGACCATTCACCAGTCCGTTCAACGATGAAAAACGAGAGGGCACCTACCACTGCGCCGGTTGCGACTTGCCGTTGTTTGCTTCCACCGCCAAGTTTGATAGTGGTACTGGTTGGCCCAGTTTTTGGGAGCCCCTTCCGGGCGGTGTCGATACAAAAGTAGATTTCAAATTAATTCTTCCTCGCACTGAATATCACTGCAGCCGCTGCGGTGGGCATCAGGGCCATGTTTTTAATGACGGTCCCCGACCGACGGGCAAGCGCTACTGCAATAACGGAGTCGCCTTGCGTTTCCAACCCACGGCATGA
- a CDS encoding NAD(P)/FAD-dependent oxidoreductase: MAAITAAERGVRAVLILEATPEVLTKVRISGGGRCNVTHACWDPMELVGHYPRGSKPLRGPFSQFACGDSIAWFDEHGLTLVEESDGRMFPQQNRSEAVVECLRRAALAAGVKIKCGSAVRHLNCSAAGDFQISDQRSAFYQAKRVLLASGGHPSGRRLAQDLGHTIVPPVPSLFSLKLQAPALTACSGIALDDVGLDLSVGDQRFRQKGRVLITHRGVSGPAVLRLTAFAARALHASRYQGELRVDWSGGLGRERVQNKLQQARREQARRTVVAAKPFEHLPRRLWLAFLAQAGVDAERRWADLPAKAERILVETVCAQRLLIQGRGPFGEEFVTAGGVALGEVNLATMESRRCAGLYLAGELLDVDGVTGGFNFQACWSGGWLAGEAIATSFLIESGQTP; this comes from the coding sequence ATGGCAGCGATCACCGCCGCCGAACGAGGGGTTCGTGCTGTCTTGATCTTGGAGGCCACCCCTGAAGTGCTCACAAAAGTGCGCATTAGTGGTGGCGGTCGTTGCAACGTCACCCATGCTTGCTGGGATCCCATGGAGTTAGTGGGGCACTACCCCCGGGGAAGCAAACCATTACGGGGTCCCTTTAGCCAGTTTGCGTGCGGAGATTCGATTGCTTGGTTTGATGAGCATGGACTCACGCTTGTGGAAGAGTCCGACGGGAGGATGTTTCCCCAGCAGAATCGCTCCGAGGCGGTAGTGGAGTGTCTGAGGCGGGCTGCGTTAGCTGCGGGGGTCAAGATCAAGTGCGGCTCCGCTGTGCGTCACCTCAACTGCTCCGCTGCAGGTGACTTTCAAATCTCCGATCAACGGTCTGCCTTTTATCAGGCCAAGCGAGTGTTGCTGGCCAGCGGTGGGCATCCCAGTGGCCGACGGCTTGCCCAGGATTTAGGTCACACGATTGTGCCGCCAGTGCCGTCGTTGTTCAGCTTGAAATTGCAAGCGCCTGCTTTGACGGCATGTAGCGGCATTGCCCTGGATGACGTGGGCTTGGATTTAAGCGTTGGTGATCAGCGTTTTCGTCAGAAGGGCCGGGTGCTGATCACCCATCGGGGTGTGAGCGGGCCTGCCGTATTGCGGCTCACCGCGTTTGCAGCGCGGGCCCTTCATGCCAGTCGTTATCAGGGTGAGTTGCGGGTGGATTGGAGTGGCGGATTGGGTCGCGAGCGTGTTCAGAACAAGCTGCAGCAGGCGCGTCGTGAGCAGGCGCGTCGCACGGTGGTGGCTGCCAAGCCGTTTGAGCATCTGCCGCGGCGTCTTTGGCTTGCCTTTTTGGCGCAGGCGGGAGTGGATGCAGAGCGGCGTTGGGCGGATCTTCCAGCGAAGGCGGAACGCATTTTGGTGGAGACCGTCTGCGCTCAGCGCTTATTGATCCAGGGCCGCGGCCCGTTTGGAGAAGAATTTGTAACCGCTGGTGGCGTTGCTCTGGGTGAAGTGAACTTGGCGACCATGGAAAGTCGGCGCTGTGCTGGGTTGTATTTGGCTGGTGAATTACTAGATGTGGATGGGGTGACAGGAGGTTTTAATTTCCAGGCTTGTTGGAGTGGCGGCTGGCTTGCGGGAGAGGCGATAGCAACTTCTTTTCTTATTGAATCTGGTCAAACACCGTAA
- a CDS encoding type II secretion system F family protein: MVSFTATYTSATGQPRTVTVNANDAVSARRLLRRRGIKAEELRQDSGKGKSKGRAKTESKNAGGSASAGWLSIDLGEAFQKPPGVKEKAIWASKLAALVDAGVPIVRSLDLMATQQKLPMFKKALTSVGLEVNQGTAMAAAMRQWPKVFDQLTIAMVEAGEAGGVLDESLKRLAKLLEDNARLQNQIKGALGYPVAVLVIAILVFLGMTIFLIPTFAGIFEDLGAELPMFTQLMVDLSALLRSSASLVFAGILMVGAWMIGRYYNTHKGRRVIDKLILKLPLFGDLIMKTATAQFCRIFSSLTRAGVPILMSMEISSETAGNSIISDAILDSRTMVQEGVLLSTALTRQKVLPDMALSMLSIGEETGEMDRMLSKVADFYEDEVSASVKALTSMLEPAMIVVVGGIVGSILLAMYLPMFTVFDQIQ; the protein is encoded by the coding sequence ATGGTTTCTTTCACCGCCACTTACACCTCAGCCACAGGCCAACCACGCACGGTCACGGTCAACGCAAACGATGCTGTTTCGGCCCGTCGTCTACTGCGACGGCGAGGAATCAAAGCAGAAGAGCTTCGCCAAGACTCAGGCAAAGGAAAAAGCAAAGGCAGAGCCAAGACCGAATCCAAAAATGCAGGGGGCAGCGCGTCAGCTGGATGGCTGTCGATCGATCTGGGAGAAGCGTTCCAAAAGCCACCCGGGGTGAAGGAGAAAGCGATTTGGGCCAGCAAGCTCGCAGCGCTCGTGGATGCAGGGGTGCCGATTGTGCGCAGCCTCGATCTCATGGCCACGCAGCAGAAGCTGCCGATGTTTAAAAAAGCTCTCACCAGCGTGGGACTCGAGGTGAATCAGGGCACGGCAATGGCAGCAGCGATGCGCCAATGGCCGAAGGTGTTTGACCAGCTCACCATCGCCATGGTTGAGGCAGGCGAAGCGGGCGGAGTTCTGGATGAATCCCTCAAACGCCTCGCCAAGCTGTTGGAAGACAACGCCAGACTCCAAAACCAAATCAAAGGGGCCTTGGGTTACCCGGTGGCCGTGTTGGTGATCGCCATTTTGGTGTTTTTAGGAATGACGATCTTTTTGATTCCCACTTTCGCCGGAATCTTTGAAGACCTAGGAGCCGAATTACCGATGTTTACGCAATTGATGGTGGATTTAAGCGCCTTACTTCGCTCCTCTGCTTCACTTGTTTTTGCTGGCATTCTCATGGTTGGTGCATGGATGATTGGCCGTTATTACAACACCCATAAAGGCCGCAGAGTGATCGACAAATTAATTCTCAAGCTACCGTTGTTTGGTGATCTCATCATGAAAACAGCCACCGCTCAGTTTTGCAGGATTTTCAGCTCACTCACGCGCGCTGGCGTTCCAATCCTGATGTCAATGGAGATCTCCAGTGAGACTGCTGGCAACTCAATCATCTCTGACGCGATTCTGGACTCACGCACCATGGTGCAAGAAGGCGTATTGCTGAGCACAGCATTGACCCGCCAAAAAGTCTTGCCTGACATGGCACTGAGCATGCTCTCCATTGGTGAGGAAACGGGAGAAATGGATCGGATGCTGAGCAAAGTTGCCGACTTTTATGAAGACGAAGTCTCAGCATCTGTGAAGGCACTCACATCGATGTTGGAGCCAGCGATGATTGTTGTTGTGGGAGGAATCGTGGGTTCGATCCTTTTGGCGATGTACCTACCGATGTTTACGGTGTTTGACCAGATTCAATAA